The genome window TAAGAGGGGTGGGCTTCCCCTCCGCATGCCCTCACTGGGTTTCCTGACCTCTGAGGGGCTTGCCGGGGTGACCGCGACACCTTCAAGAAGACTGGGCCCTCTCTCCCTGGTAGTTATAATGAGACTCGTTTGGAAGACGTCATCCTGAGTACCCTCCCTCCCGCTTGGTTCCTGGGATAAGGCCTTTCCCTAAGCCACACCTTGGATTCACAACCCAAGAAACAAGGGGGATGTGTTCCCTCAGAAGAGACGCTGCTCTGCGGCAGCCCTCACAGCAGCCCAGGAGACACTCCAGGGGGAAGCGCTGGGCCTGCCATATATCTGGAAAGAGGGAGAATGTAATGCGTGAGGACCTCCTAACTCGCTTTTTGCTCCTTCCACCCAATtccaccctgcccaccccccttTCCCATCACAACCCCAGCTCCCTCCCAAGGTCTCAGTGACCTTTGACAAAGGATCGCATCTCTTAATATTATAcacattccttcctttttttttttttttttttttttacaggaagcTAAAAGTGAGGCTCTGGCTTGATCACCTTGGTTTTTCTTTGTGCTTAACAGAGCTCCCAGGGCCCCCACAGCCTCCACTTGTATTTCTAAGGGTAGCTGAGGGACAATATGGGAAACAGAGGCAAGCCAGCTGGAGAGATGAATGGCAAGTTTCTCCCTGCTTCCTCATCCTGTCGTCCACAGCTCGCTTAGCACCTCCGCTCTCCCACTCAGTGCCTCTGTTCTTAAAAAGACTTCAGGGTTGACTTCAGATCATGCAAGATACCAAGTACCCCTCAGCTGCCCCCAGCTTCCAGCCAGCCCCACACTTGCCCAGAAGACCACTCTGGCGAGTCCTTTCTACACCACCTACATGTCTTGTCTTTTTCTGCTGCGGGAAGATTGTGATGAGTCAGTACCCATGTACAGACTCCTTTCTGTAGGCCTAGGGCCCCAAGTCAACCAGAGGAAGTGTCTGGCCCCTCATGTCTTATCTATAAAAACACTATAATAGAGTTTATCACTTTGTTTACTTAATTGGGTGTCCTGATTTTCCTAGTTTGTCAATTTCatgatatccttttttttttgaaagtgagACTGGTTTTATTTACTTTAGTGAACACACTTTGGAAGTTACTAACATTTCCAGGCAACAGAAAATGATGAGGACCTGATCTAAGGCAGTGAGAGAACAAGAAAACAGAATGCATAGAATCTAGGGTCTGACTATTGAGAAGCGAGAGAGGGAGAAATCCTGGATGGCTCTCAGGTCTCTAGATTGGATGACAGGGTACCTGAAAGTCCCATTTGCTGAGCTGGGGGACGTAGAAGGAGAAGCAGGTGTTTGGGTGAGAGACAAATTcagtttatttgtatttcactAAGGGATCAACAGGACATCCAGGTGGAATTGTCCAGCAAACAACTGGTCTGGAACTCAGTGGAAAGACTAGGACTGGAGCTAGAGATTTCAGAGTTTTCAGCACATAGATTATAGTTTTGCCCCAGACATTCCTTCTTAGCCCTTTGGTGTTGCTGTCAATAAAACTCTTCCCAGTCCTTTAACATCCAGGTTAAAATCCCTTCCCTAAATAGCTGCTGTTAATGGCTCCTCCAACTGACCTAAGTTTTCACTGGGCACTAAAATTCCATGCCATTTTTCATGTATGCATGGTCCAGTTCACCAGTTCGAAGCTTcgcattctttatttcttccagcATGAGGCACTGAGCACACAAGACTTCTAATAACATCGTTACTCCCACAGTTGACTCTAATTTCAACAGGACTATGTCCAGGGTAAGGAGTCCAGGAATGAACTTGTCCTTGGCCCTTGTACTTTTCAAAGGTGTTGGCCCTCCTTCTGGCCACACAGTGTGGGCTGGTGATCTACTAGGGTAAATCTGTGGTGGACAGTGGGGAGGGGATTTCTCAGCCTAGCTTAACTCAGCTTTCTGTCCCCCTATAGGAGCATATGTCTTCTCTCTTTGCTGCTTATTGGCCTTTGGGGCTGTGTGACCTGTCATCGGAGCCCTGTGGAAGACGTCTGCACAGCCAAACCTCGGGACATTCCTGTGAATCCCATGTGTATTTACCGTTCCTCAGAGAAGAAGGCAACTGAGGGCGAGGGCTCCGAGCAGAAGATCCCTGGGGCCACCAACCGGCGGGTCTGGGAACTGTCCAAGGCCAATTCCCACTTTGCCACTGCCTTCTATCAGCATTTGGCAGACTCCAAGAATAACAATGACAACATTTTCCTGTCACCCCTGAGTATCTCCACAGCTTTTGCTATGACCAAGCTGGGTGCCTGTGACAACACACTCAAGCAGTTGATGGAGGTACAACTCAAAGCCCTTCTGCCCAGCTCCTTGCTGGAACTCCCAAGAGAACATCCATGTGCTTAAGCACCCTTTCGAGACTTTGGGTAGTGTCCCTGgctctttgtgtttctttttctctctctccttcctaaCCCCAccacccctccttttttttttttttttttaacacatcctttatttacttatctatttatttatttatggctgtgctgggtctttgtcgctgcggctttttctctagttgcccaGAGAGGGTGACACTCTTccgttgtggtgctcgggcttctcattgttgcaacttctcttgttgcagagcatgggctctagcgctcacaggcttcagtggttgcagcacacaggctcagtagttgtggcgcatgggcttagctaagccatggcatgtggaatcttcctagaccagggatcaaacacatgtcccctgcattggtgggcagattcttaaccactagaccaccagggaagcccccgctttcttcttcttttttccatgtATTCCTTTAGAAAGCATGATTTGAATGTTTatgctgtgccaggcactgtgcttgatGACTATTAATCAGGGGCTGCCTGGCATGATGCTCACCGATCATGTGAACCAGGCTGTCCCAccattattttcttttggctACTACAGGTTTTTAAGTTTGATACCATCTCTGAGAAAACTTCTGATCAGATCCACTTTTTCTTTGCCAAACTGAACTGCCGACTCTATCGAAAAGCCAATAAATCCTCTGAGTTGGTATCAGCCAACCGTCTTTTTGGAGACAAATCCATTACATTCAATGAGACCTACCAGGACATCAGTGAGGTGGTATATGGGGCCAAGCTCCAGCCCCTGGACTTCAAGGTGAGTTCCAGATGTCATCTCAGACCTCAGAGTTCTTCCTCTCTACTCAGAAGTTAAAGAGACAAGGAAGCAGGATCCTAATGAACACTGCTATGCTAATTGAAGTCAGGAAGAGGTGTTTTAAGTCAGAGCCCCTGGGATATGTGTTCTTATTTGAAACCTGAGAAATCAGTGCTATCTATGGATTGCAGAGGCTCCTctgaaaaagttataaaaatcctGTAACAGTGGCATTCAGAACGTGGGCACTCGTTCACATAACAGAGTAATTGTAGACCTTAAATGTTGCAAGCGTTATTACTATTTTCAGATCCTTTCAATAAACAGACTtacttaaaaagttaaagaaaaaaaaaaaaagtcctgcaaCAAAGAAGTCTACTGATTTTATTCAAAAGgtatttctcaaactttttggATCACATGGGCATCtctcctgtgccccctgcacctCCACCATCACTCCTTGGCTTCCTAGAGAACACAGCTCATGAATACTCATAAGAGTTCAGGTTTCCAAAGTCAAAGAGgataatgttttgttttctttttccagactatttttctcttcttctgtttctttatttcttcctctttttctttcctttctttctctttcttctgttaaCATTTATTAACTCTATGGAAGATCCACGACAGTATGCTAGATATGTGTGGTTTCTCCAATCTGGGTTAGAGTGATGGTTTAACAAAATGGTGGGAAAGAGTGGAGGGATGATGGACAAAATAAAATTCTGCATGGGGAGATGGAGAAGCCGATTGAATAGCACAGTTGGGTAGGTTTGTTTCCTGTTCTCCTCAGGGAAATGCAGAGCAGTCCAGATTGACTATCAACCAATGGATATCCAATAAGACTGAAGGGCGTATCACTGATGTCATTCCCCCACAAGCCATCAATGAGTTCACTGTCCTGGTGCTAGTCAACACCATTTACTTCAAGGTACTCAAAAATGGCgctggagggaggctcaagagggaggggacatatgtatacctatggctgatgcatgttgatgtatggcagaaactaacacaatatggtaaagcaattatcctccaattaaaaataaatatattttaaaaaaataaatgcaaaaaaataaaatgaccctGGAGAGACCTCAGGGATGACATATTTCCCTCCAGCTCACTCTCCTTCATACCACTGGGCATGTGTAGGCAGATCATTTTGAGAAATAGTACATGCGTGGTCTGGGCATAAATACAAATTTGCTGAGTCTAGAGTCACGTCTAGGGCTGTGGTTGCTGGACTGAGGTCCAAAGGGGGCCTGGTAATGTCtctgggcccaaggcagagtgtACACATTCATAGACCAGCATGCTCAGCAGCAAGGTGTGCATGATAATCAATTCTCATAAGTATGTGATGATTTCTTCTGCCCAATTAACTTCATTTTGAAATCTGGAACAAAATGACAGAGTCTATAGACAATCCTCAGTGATGAGATTTTCTCCATCATCTAGAGCAGCTTCTGCAGCATCTCAAAATTCCTCTTGCCTGAAGCTTCTGAACCTCCTGGTACCAGACTAACCGCAAATTTTGCAGAGGCCTTGTGACATGATCATGCAGATGGCTTTTCTTTCTCAGAGAGTCAAGTTCTGAAGATTGTTCCAACTTGATTACATTTAGGAAAAAGGATGAGGGGAGAGGGTAGTGGGAATAAACAGACCACTGACACTCAGGAGGCCCACCAGCTTAACACAGGTTGAATTGTGCCCTCTTGGGTCATGCTCTAGATGTGTTCTTCTCCCTGACTGGGCCTGGGGGGTTAGCCCGTCACTGCTGTTGCCAATTGCTTTGTTGCTTGGGGGTTCCCTCATGCCAAGAATGCAGTAGGTTGCATTTCTACAATGTGTACTGACTGCCCTTTGCAGTTTATAAAACACTTTGCCTTCTGATTCTCATGACATCACAAATGAGAACTTGAGCTGCTCAGACAGATTACTTAATTTAAGTTCTGACTCTTCCACTTCTGACTGCAAACTTGAGAGAGTTACTTAAGACCTTTCCGTGTCCCAGTTTCTGCATCTATAAAGTGGTAACAATGATACATCTGCCTCACAGGGTTACTGAGGGGATTAAGTCAATGCATACAAAATGCCTGGAGCGGTGACTGGCACACAATAAGCATCCTACAAATATTAGGAATAACCAGCTCCTACTTTTACAAGCGAAGAACCACCACTGAAagagttaagtgacttgtcccCAAATCAAAGAGCCAGAAGATGACAAGGAATGCTAACTACATCTTGGAAATGTCAAAGCAGTATCTTGTATCCCTTCCCTCTTTGAACAGGAAGTTGGCCAGGCCTCACTCTCTGCCTGGCAGGACTCCCAGATGACCCCCTGGGGTTACTACCTTTGTCTGGCTTTATTCATCAGGGAGAAAGCCCAGCATTTTGGAGGATGGTCTTTGAGAAGGAGGCTGGTGGGAGGCAGAAGGCAAAAGGCAATTAGATTTAAACTCCAGAAGAGACTTGCCAAGAGGCCAgtaggttatttttgtttttatgtttttcttgttaTAAAAGCAAATAGTCATTgatgaaaaatctagaaaatacaaaaaattcattgaaaaaaaaaccccactcaTGATTCTGTCACTCTGACACAGTCAGTATTAAAAAGCCTTTTTATGCACATCCCTCTAGGTCTTTGTTCTTAAAAATTGCACTTCCATGgtcgtccctggtggctcagatggtaaagtgtctgcaatgagggagacctgggttcaatccctgaatcaggaagataccctggagaaggaaatggcaacccactccagtacttttgcctgaaaaattccatggacggaggagtctagtaggctacagtccatggggtcgcaaagagtcagacacgactgagcgacttcacttttttaatgtaataaaatattgtgACTGTTTTTCATGTCAGCATTCTCCTACGGATGTTTCTGGTCTTCTCGCTTTGTGATTCTCCCACCTGGTGTCTTCCTCCAGGGCCTGTGGAAGTCAAAGTTCAGTCCCGAGAACACAAGGAAGGAACTGTTCTACAAGGCTGATGGGGAGTCATGTTCAGTACCCATGATGTACCAGGAAAGCAAGTTCCGCTATCGGAGAGTGGCAGAAAGCACCCAGGTGCTCGAGTTGCCCTTCAAGGGTGATGACATCACCATGGTGCTCATCCTGCCCaagctggagaagaccctggccAAGGTGGAACAGGAACTCACCCCAGACATGCTGCAGGAGTGGCTGGATGAGCTGACAGAGACACTGCTGGTAGTCCACATGCCCCGCTTCCGCATCGAGGACAGCTTCAGCGTGAAGGAGCAGCTGCAAGACATGGGCCTCGAAGACCTGTTCAGTCCTGAGAAGTCCAGGCTCCCAGGTGAGGGCAGGAAGGGTTTCCTCCTTTCTCTACCCTGAGAGTTGTCTGACCAAAGGTGGAAGAGATGGGGAAGGAGTAGACGAGAGGGAGTCCAGACACCTGGATTCTAATCCCAGTCCTACTGCCAACTCAGGGGAATCCCTTCCCTCTCAAGGGATCAGTTGTCTCCTGTGTACGAGGGGAAGCTGGCTCTTGGATCTCCATGGGCCCAGCTGGCACTGGAACCTTTGCAGTCTGTAACTCATAGAAGAGGTGGGACCAGGTAGAGAGAAACTTCAAAACACCAGAGTTCAGAGCAAAGAGACAGCTAGGATTAAGAGCCAAGGACATCCAAGTCCCACCAAAGAGGTGTAGCTGACATTTAATAGCCCTTCCTGATATTCTAAAGGGCTTCTGTGTTTTCTAAGGTCACATGGACAGATGCAGTCAAACCTTCCCAGCTGTGATTCTCTGATAATAGTGTTAAGTTGGTTTGGTTCTTCCAACACACCATCCTtgaaaaatatgcattaaaatatctcatttttaaaaagaagtttacaACATTAGTTAAGTGGATTCATGTGTAATGGGCTGTCTTTAAACTAGGTCTCAGAACCACACCCTTTCTTCAAGGTGTTGTCACCCTGGAAGGAAAGACATTGCTACTAGATGGAGTGAGCATTTCTTTAAGAACAGGGTCCTCAGCCTCAACCCCCAATCCCCCATAAGCTAAAGCACCAGATTAACTTCACAGGAACCAGGCTGAATAAAcccaaagtattttattatttttaatgtgtattgATTTTGAGGGTATCATTAGGTGAGGGTCCaggatttctatttttctaaaagtCCCAAAGGACCTCTTAATTCAAACTGAATTCCTCTCTGTGGGTTGAAGCCAACtttctcccatttcacagatcttTTTCTCGTCTTCCTTCTAGGTATTGTTGCAGAAGGTCGGAACGACCTCTATGTCTCAGATGCATTCCACAAGGCATTTCTTGAGGTAAGTACacctctctctgctctctcttctTATGCTTGCTTTTTTGTTACCATGCTGCTTTATTATTCAATACGTCGTTATCTCATACGATGAGTAACTTTGGAGTCATTCCTTCGTTGGCTCTTACGGTGTAGACAGCAGATGTCTGAACAGTGGGTGACAACTGTGATGAAAGGCGTTTCCAGGTCCCTCAAACCCCAAGTCTATGGTGTCCTCCTCTACACACAACTCCAACTTGACGCCCTCGTGGTCTAATTGTTCTACCCTCCATCCGCTACCTCTCCTGGGAACACAGACATTAAGGTGAAGGTGATACCGGAAAAGCAGCCAGCAAAGGCATTCAAAGGAGAACCAGGAGACGATGAGCTCATGGAAACCCAGGAAGGagttttaagaaaatggaaagcatCTAGTAAGAAGACTGAAAAGTGACCGCAGGTGACTTTCCCCCGAGGCATTTGGACAGTGTAGTGGGGGCACGTCCTAACTGTAATGATTGAAGAGCAAATGGAAAGTAAGAAAGGACAGCGAGAGCTGGTGAGTGTAGACCATCACTGTAGTGTCCTACAATGTGTTCCAGAAAACTAGAACTCTAGACTACACTGCAGGTAATAAAAAGTTAGGTGGTCAAATAAATGTATATCCTCTTCTAGGGAAGTTAACAGAAAATCAATGCACATTGGAGTGTTGATGTCTGAGCAGTTCCACAGTGAAGAAAATGATTCAATATTGCTTAACCCAGTGTTGCCCAAACTAAGATGCCCATGGAAACCTTTACTGGAGTAAGAGCTGTGTAAAGCCTATAGAACTTCTGGCTCTCAAACAAATACTGAACTATGATCAATAGCATTAGTTATCTAGAGAGCTTGACTCAAGGTCTGAGCATCTGTATATTTACAAAGCTCCTCGAAGAATTCTGATGAGCATCCAGGTTTGTGAACCACTTATGTAGACCATTCTTTGGGGGACCCAGGCTATGAGGGAAATGTGATAGGCCAATGTTAGAGGTCATAAAATTTAGGAATCTCAAAGAGGAGACTGTGGTCGAAGAGAAAGATTTCAGAGCATGGTGCTAGTAAATATAGTTACAAAGTCCAAGCTCAGTGGGAAATATGTCATTAGGAGGAAAGTGGAAGGATCAAGGCACAGGAAAAAGCCAGGGTAATTTTAGTGGGAGTGAGGAAATGtgataatttgaaaaaaacagaagattATAGACTGAGAGGATAATGTAATTATAATTTCAAAGTCGAGATGTTCTGAGAGATGGCAAGTTCAAAGTGCAGCCATGGACTGGTTTGCTGAAGTGAAGGCAATGCTCATTGGGTTCAATgagatgaaagaaatggaagttTAGAGTATTGAATGGGTCTCCTACCAAGACATTTTAATTGTCTAGGTCACACGATAGCAGGAGTTAGGTTAGAAAGGCAATGGGCTAGGCAATAAAATCCTCAATGCGGGACTATATTCTGTAGAGCAATAGGACCAAAGCAAGAGTAGAAAGATATATATCTTAAAAGATACTGAGGTCAGAACAGGGGATTTTACATGAATACTGGATTAATGCTTTTTGAAGTGAAAACAACACTGAAGCCGTATTGATTATGGAAGAAATAACATTTAGACTGCAAGAGAAGATGAGTCCTCAGGATTTTAACTACGACTGAGAATCTTCTTCCACGGACCCCAAATGGAAGTGGTTAACTCAGACTCCATGAGGCCCTTGAGTTATGATCAAGAAGAAGCAAAAGTTCAGTTTCATTTTGTCTACCTGAGCCCACTAAACAATGATGCAAGGTTCCTCCATGGCTCTTGGGAACCCTATACACAAGGACCCTAATTGATTGTCTCCTGAGAAGCCACTGAAAACCAGAATCTGATTTGAGTAAAAGGGCCCTGGTCTTACAAAAGTTTGTCTGCTCTTAGTACTAAAACGATCGTGAATTAGATAGCATGTGTAGAAGGGAGAGGTGGTAAGGAATGAGGAAGGGGAAATCATCAACCAGGTTCTCTCAAAGCTCAGGGGTCTGAAATGCTTTCCTTGGAGGCAGGGACACAGTTTTAGTGACATTCTAGGTGCTCAAGCAAAATTTCTAAAGGtatctcccatctccctccagaTCTGTGGCAGTTCTACTTATCAGTAAGTTCAACACCATCCTTTCAATCTATTACTCTGAGAAATATTCATCTCATCCAGCCAGAGGACCCTCCTCTTTTCACAGGTCCTAGCTCCTGAGTGGCTGTTTACAGCAGTTCTGTCTAGGATCTTGATGATGCAGAGTGGAACTGTCTCAACTGTGGTGCTCTAATTTTGAGTCATAGGTCTTTTAGTATAGAGTTCAGTATCATGTACAACGTTGCCAGCCAGAAATGTGACAACTTTGTGTACATCCAGATTTCTGGTTCAGAGAGTATCTGAATGGACCCTGGCACTTACTTTCGGCACAAGGCTTGGATGAATACAAGTCTTACATCAGTATTCAGTGGATGAAAGAAAGACTAAAAGTAAGGTTCCAGAGGGGATCCGACCTAACTCGTAGCAACTGGAAAATAAATGGCATTTTTGAGGAATTGCTGTGTCCATGGATGATGTACCTGCTTGTAAAGAGCTGCAGAGTAGCTAACGTGGCTGTTTGTTTCCCATTTGACCTGCAGGTAAACGAGGAAGGCAGTGAAGCTGCAGCAAGTACCGTCATTAGCATCGCTGGTCGTTCGCTGAACTCGGACAGGGTGACCTTCAAGGCCAACAGGCCCTTCCTGGTTCTCATCAGGGAAGTTGCTCTGAACACTATTATATTCATGGGCAGAGTAGCCAACCCTTGTGTTGATTAAAATGTCATCCTTTGTACTTCTTCCTATTTTGGTTTGTGaatacaagtaaaaataaatacaactgtTCCCATATCTGACAATTATGAATGGACTTTGCCATCTGAAATGAAGGcaaggaaaggagaaatggaTAGAGATGCTGCTCGGCATTTGGTATAACGAGGCTTTCGACTTTTCTCTACCAGTGAACACATCTGGGTCAAGAAAGTGAAGGAGGGAGGTATGTTACTACTTCATCTTGAAAGACAGTAGGCATCTTGAG of Bubalus bubalis isolate 160015118507 breed Murrah chromosome 5, NDDB_SH_1, whole genome shotgun sequence contains these proteins:
- the SERPINC1 gene encoding antithrombin-III; the protein is MISKGIGTVIAGKRSICLLSLLLIGLWGCVTCHRSPVEDVCTAKPRDIPVNPMCIYRSSEKKATEGEGSEQKIPGATNRRVWELSKANSHFATAFYQHLADSKNNNDNIFLSPLSISTAFAMTKLGACDNTLKQLMEVFKFDTISEKTSDQIHFFFAKLNCRLYRKANKSSELVSANRLFGDKSITFNETYQDISEVVYGAKLQPLDFKGNAEQSRLTINQWISNKTEGRITDVIPPQAINEFTVLVLVNTIYFKGLWKSKFSPENTRKELFYKADGESCSVPMMYQESKFRYRRVAESTQVLELPFKGDDITMVLILPKLEKTLAKVEQELTPDMLQEWLDELTETLLVVHMPRFRIEDSFSVKEQLQDMGLEDLFSPEKSRLPGIVAEGRNDLYVSDAFHKAFLEVNEEGSEAAASTVISIAGRSLNSDRVTFKANRPFLVLIREVALNTIIFMGRVANPCVD